AATAACACAGgcgaaaaaaatgtgacatacaACAAGCTAAGGACCTCCCTGAAagggcactcggacgtttcgtcgaaagacgtttggtccccggacgtttggtcgaccggacgtttggtagaacggactctctctctctcatgattataattttgagaacaagagattacctggttgctcgctttcaacagtaaactctcggtctctttctctctcataatttgacagcgagcaaacccggtgaccaaacgtccggtcgacgggccgtccgttctaccaaacgtccgatcgaccaaacgtccggggaccaaacgtctttctacGATACGTCCGGCCACGCCCTTAAAGCACTCCAAAAAGACTTGGAGGCAGCAGGCACAATTGCTACAGAGAAAACAAATGGCAATGCACTTCACTGCCATGGCCTCTCATGTTATGATTTCTTTTCATGTGTGGATGGAGTTGAGACCAATCTCTGGTCgaaatttcattaaaatgaatcaagCACTCACCGTCTTGTCCATAAATCGCAGCCCATTAAATTGAGGGTCGAGGGAACAGGCCACACACAAAATCCTGTTGACAGCCGGGTTGCTGTAATAACTTGCCAACCGTAACCGCACCATCTGCTTCAACTCTTTTGGAATCATTGTGTCTTCTGGTCGGCACACAAGGTGGCAGTTAAGCAGGCCAGTAAGAATGGGTTTGATCAAAGATAAACATGGCAAGGCTTCTTTGGCAAGTGTGTGGCACGCAACATCAAAAAGTTTGAGGACCAAACTTAACTCCTGCATGATCTTCCACTCTCCAGGGGACAATGTTAAGTTATATAACCTGGATGAAGAGTTGCCATCACTGCTAGATGAGGTGGATGCTGAAGCAGTGTCTTCATCAGAAAGGTTTTCACATTTGATCTCTTTAATAAAACCCATTATGAGGCTTTTATGCTTTAGAAGTGTGTTCAGCAAAGGATAGAGTCGATACCAGGCGGGCAGATGGCGAGTGGCCCATGCGTTTAACTCGGTCTGCACCTCTTTGCTCACACTCTGCAACCTGTTGTAGCCGTAAGACGTGTAATCAGGCGGATGGAGCAAGGTAAAAAGAACACTTTGGAATTGGGAGAGTGTCTTGGATACAACAGGGTGTGACATTATTTCCTCAATGCATCCCTGCATGACGCTGAAAAAGCACGGGACAAACGGGGGTCTTTCACTTGATAGACCGCATTCAGGATTCTGTGATTCCTTGGGTGACTTGTATGTTTTGATCTCCGGAAAGATTGTTCCTCgagatttcttattttttaatggactcCTATAGCTTTCTTTACCTCCTAGTAAGACTAGATTAACATGAGAAATTCCCCACTCTTGGGCCATAAGCCTTACTTGGATGTCTAAGCTCTCAAGCATGTTGTCCGGCGCAACATTGTCCTTCAGTCTTTGTGTTGCCAAGTTGACATTGTGCCAATTAAAGTCAGTGTCTATAAAATGTGCAAAGAGTGTGATATAACCCTCAGTATTGCCCTCCCAGTCTTGAACCCAAGCATCTACACTTAGTGTGGGATAGTAAGAAGCTTCTCCCTTTTGTCTGGGAGGTTGCCCAGACCCAAGACCGTTGGCATTCGCTATCAAAGAGGTGTCATCACACctccttttgttttttccattacaGGATGCCCACAGCATATCAGCAAGGCTCTTCTTTACTCTGCTGTGGTGTTCTTTCAAAAAGTTCTCAAGGAAGAGAGGTGATGGAAGTTCCTTGCAGGTGGGAAACAGGGAGTGGATCATCTTGATGAAGCCTTTACCGGCTGCCAGCTCGGGAGGATAGATATCCATGACAAGAAAATTAGCAATGGCTTTGGTCACCTGATCAGATGTATCTGTTGAAAGAATATAGAGCAAGGTACTTTTAACTACCACTGAAAACCAAAGCATTTCAAGTTTTAGGCCCCCTTTACGGAGTAACAATCTGACTGAATCCACATAAATCATCACAGTAGAGATAGATTCCGATGTCCATTTTAGGACAAATTGTTTTGTAGGACACGTTTTACTGATATCAGTATAACAAAGAGTATTAGAAGCTGATGATGTACTGGCGATACACCACTAGATGTTACTGTCTTGTCTGGTTTCAATGCATTCAAACTGGTTTATTTTCAGCACAATCAGAAAAAACTTTAGGAAGCTTCAACTACCCACTCCTACCACATACATTTGGTCAACCTGTCCCTCAGCAAAGgttcaagcattttttttgtattcaatgCTCCGACACACGTTATATGGTATGTATCgaattttccgcactataaggcgaaACAAAGAAATTAAATTCGCTTTAGCAAAGCTCCATCTCGacgtataacacaacccctaaccactactactacagctccatctagtggatgtatattACACACCCAACTACTACCACAGCTCTATTTAGTGGATCTATAATACaacccattactactactactactgaggCCCCACCTCCCCATCTAGAGGATGTATAAcaccccccccaccaccattAATACAAGtacagcttcatctagtggatgtatataacacaaccccttaCTATCACAACTCCAACTAGTGATGGTATAACACATttccctactactaccactactaccattactaccattactactactactatatatatgaaacaaattttaagatgagccattcattgaaggtgtgccttatagtgcagaaaatacagtagtttctgttatattataaaatacaaaacggccaaaTGTTGCAGGATAAACAAGACGAAGTGGGCGACACCAGTGAATGCAAATGCCGAAAATGACATGCggcgtgcattttttttttcacaatttatgTTTATGAAGCAAGCCTCTTTCCACTTTGAAGCCTGCAATCTAAAGCATGCATCTTTGCTGTGAATTCACCATCACCGAGTAAACGCGATGCTACTCTGCAGATTGCTGTTGTAGTATCTCTATGTAAACGGGATGTATTCTTGTGTTATGCATGTACGCATGTATGACCTACCAGTAATTTGATGGATTTCAAACAAAAATTACCTGGGATTGGAGAAGTATTTCCATTTGGATTTGATGATAGGTTGGCCAAAGAGGATACCTCAGAGATAACCGGAAAAGTTACTTGTGGTTGGCTGTGGTCTGCACTTTTTATTGGAGATGAGCTGCTTGGAATGTCCTCATCTTTGACTACAAATGTCACATCTCCATCTGtgaaaaaaaccaaacaaacatgtAGAAGTTGTAGATGatgttatttcaaatatttgtgCCATAAAAGTGGAAGTGGCTAGTCTTGATAGTGAATACAAATAGGCCAAATACACAAAGCCCTGGTGCATGAGGGATATACAAGTATTGTATGGGCCAGGGGTCGGCTCCATTGGTTCTGGAGCACCGGTGTATAGTTTGGTGTATTCAAGTCAAGAAATATAGCATTTTTTGCTTTCTGTACACGCCAGACCAGTTCCAGTTCTTGCATTTCGAAATCTGATTAGTTTTTTAGAACACTCTCTAGCAATAGCGCGAGAGATATGCAGAAAATTCTCACCGGTTTGTGCGATTTCTGGTTCGTTGATCTGCAACATATTTTGGccgatgctttttttccctccaataaTTGCGTCGACGGCGTCAAAGTAACGGAAGTTGTATTTTTCTTGGTCGGAGCGTACGGCTTTTGGAGTCCGAGTACCTGAGCGTACTGGCTTTCGGAGCGTTTTGCAGACTCGAGTGTATCGTTTGTATAGTTTCTTGATTTTATTCCGACACTGCACGGTCGTACGGTGATATCCGCGCTGAGCCAGATAGTCCTGAATCTGCGCAAATATTTCGGAGTTTTTATGGTTCTTGTCGAA
The Stigmatopora argus isolate UIUO_Sarg chromosome 7, RoL_Sarg_1.0, whole genome shotgun sequence DNA segment above includes these coding regions:
- the LOC144076902 gene encoding uncharacterized protein LOC144076902; translated protein: MAQKCEKWSVPEVECLLEMCTDEHVQNPFDKNHKNSEIFAQIQDYLAQRGYHRTTVQCRNKIKKLYKRYTRVCKTLRKPVRSGTRTPKAVRSDQEKYNFRYFDAVDAIIGGKKSIGQNMLQINEPEIAQTDGDVTFVVKDEDIPSSSSPIKSADHSQPQVTFPVISEVSSLANLSSNPNGNTSPIPDTSDQVTKAIANFLVMDIYPPELAAGKGFIKMIHSLFPTCKELPSPLFLENFLKEHHSRVKKSLADMLWASCNGKNKRRCDDTSLIANANGLGSGQPPRQKGEASYYPTLSVDAWVQDWEGNTEGYITLFAHFIDTDFNWHNVNLATQRLKDNVAPDNMLESLDIQVRLMAQEWGISHVNLVLLGGKESYRSPLKNKKSRGTIFPEIKTYKSPKESQNPECGLSSERPPFVPCFFSVMQGCIEEIMSHPVVSKTLSQFQSVLFTLLHPPDYTSYGYNRLQSVSKEVQTELNAWATRHLPAWYRLYPLLNTLLKHKSLIMGFIKEIKCENLSDEDTASASTSSSSDGNSSSRLYNLTLSPGEWKIMQELSLVLKLFDVACHTLAKEALPCLSLIKPILTGLLNCHLVCRPEDTMIPKELKQMVRLRLASYYSNPAVNRILCVACSLDPQFNGLRFMDKTEQNQTFDWLKEEAIKLAKAEGKTDNVNELRLRKRSLPSDLQEPKSYFLRTKKCKQSHSMDLKVVEDGPKNEVGVKDVKDLAEPDPQDEVSGMEFLLGNLFPTVQSKEDSLEESVNMELSLFRACAGATLGIEPLQWWKKNALQFPNLVRVARVYLAAPAALGDMVQDFMQDRAQLIKNRHSIPPKSLDTILFLHHNQMLTSDFSCN